The genomic segment TGGAAAATCGCGTCGACGAGAAAAACTGGTTGCTGATGCAGagagaaaaagacgaaaaagaGATGAGAAATATTTCCCAAGAGATGATGGTGAAGAAGGAGAGAGACCTGGAAAGCGCTCTGGAGAGGGTAACTGGGCTCGATTTCAGATTAAAAGAAGCTGAAGCCACCAATCGAGCGTTGGCCTCACAGAATGAATGTTTCAAGAGTGAGAATGACCACTTACGAGAAACCCTAGCTGAGAAAGAGGGGAAGGTTGACCATCTGAAAAATTTACAGGAAGCATCAGTGCAAGAAGTAGCTGGTCTACGAGAGAAGAATTGCGACCTAGAGCAACAATTTGAAAAGATTAAAGAAGAGAAGGCTCAGAAAGACCGGGAAataaattcactgaaaaattctttaaaaaatgaaaaaatggagaaCAAAATTCTGAATGAAGAAGTTCAGCAGATGCAAAACTGGGTAGCTGAACTAGGAGGTCAAAACGCGAAGAAGGAAGAGGATTTGGTTAATAAGGAACAGGAAGTAAATTCGCTgaaaaattctttggaaaatgaaaagcaagagaAGAGAATTCTGAATGATGAAGTTCAGCAGATGCGAAACTGGGTAGCTGAACTAGGTGGTCAAAACGCGAAGAAGGAAGAGGATTTAGCTAATATGGAAGAAGAAGTAAATTCACTgaaaaattctttggaaaatgaaaagcaagagaAGAGAATTCTGAATGATGAAGTTCAGCAGATGCGAAACTGGGTAGCTGAACTAGGTGGTCAAAACGCGAAGAAGGAAGAGGATTTAGCTAATATGGAAGAAGAAGTAAATTCACTgaaaaattctttggaaaatgaaaagatggagAACAGAATTCTCAATGATGAAGTTCAGCAGATGCGAAACTGGGTAGCTGAACTAGGTGGTCAAAACGCAAAGAAGGAAGAGGATTTGGCtaataaggaagaagaagtaaattcactgaaaaattctttggaaaatgaaaagatggagAACAGAATTCTCAATGATGAAGTTCAGCAGATGCGAAACTGGGTAGCTGAACTAGGTGGTCAAAATGCGAAGAAGGAAGAGGATTTGGCCaataaggaagaagaagtaaATTCACTGGAAAattctttggaaaatgaaaagatgaagagCAGAATTCTCAGTGATGAGGTTCAGCAGATGCAAAACTGGGTAGCTGAACTAGGTGGTCAAAATGCGAAGAAAGAAGAGGATTTGGCTAATAAGGAACAGGAAGTAAATTCACTTAAGAATTCTTTAGAAAatggagaagaagagaaaaaaaatctgaaagaagcAGTTCAGCAGATGAGAGACTGGATAGCTAAAGTAGGAGGCGCAAAGGCCAAATTGGAGGAGGAAATAGCTACGAAGGACCAGCAAATAAATTCACTGAAGAATTCCCTAGAAAATGGACAAGAGAacaacaaaattctgaaaaaagaaGTTCAGCTGATGAGAAACTGGGCAGCTGAGGTAGAAGGTGAAAAGGCCAGCATGAACATAAAATTAGCTCAGAGGGACCAGGAAATAACTTTACTGAAGAATTACTtagaaaatgaaggagagaagaaCAAAATATTGAATGAAGAACTTGAGCAGACGAAGAAGTGGCTGGCTGAATTAGAAGGCACAAATTCAAATATTAAAGTTAAACTGGACCAAAAAGATGAAGTGATAACTTCAATGGCAAATGCTTTAGAAAACgagagggaaataaataaaaatttgaggaaaaaattaaggaaGCAGGTCAAAAAGCTGGATCACATCATAGCATTGACACTAACTATGGATCACTCTCAGGATTCAGACAAGGATTACAGCAAAGGGTCATTGCCTTCCGCCAAAGTTGACAGTGAGAAACATTCAAGTGATACAAAATAGAAGGAATTTAATGAAGAAGGATGATGGCAGAAGGAGTGCTACTTTTTGACCAGGATGGAACAACAGTGACTGGTCGTTTGGCCCAGAGGACATGGACCAAGAGTTGACTGTTGAGCCTGGAGTGTTTTCCCAGTTGAGGCAACTGTCCCCCCCAGACAGCTACCTCTCTGGAAAACCACTTTTAGCCAACAGCTGGTGGTCCTAAGGCTCTCATGGACCAAGAGTTGACTGTTGAGCCTGGAGTGTTTCCCCAGGTGAGGCAACTGTCCCCCCCAGACAGCTACCTCTCTGGGCAAGCACTTCTGGCCAACAGCTGGTGGCCCTAGGGCTATCTTCGACCAAGAGTTGACTGTTGAGCCTAGAGTGTTTCCCCAGGTGAGGCAACTGTCTCCCCCAGACAGATACCTCTCTGGGCAAGCACTTTTGGCCAACAGCTGGTGGTCCTAGGGCTCTCTTGGACCAAGAGTTGACTGTTGAGCCTGGAGTGTTTCCCCAGGTGAGGCAACTGTCTCCCCCCAGACAGCTACCTCTCTGGGCAAGCACTTCTGGCCAACAGCTGGTGGCCCTAGGGTTATCTTCAACCAAGAGTTGACTGTTGAGCCTAGAGTGTTTCCCCAGGTGAGGCAACTGTCTCCCCCAGACAGATACCTCTCTGGGCAAGCACTTTTGGCCAACAGCTGGTGGTCCTAGGGCTCTCTTGGACCAAGAGTTGACTGTTGAGCCTGGAGTGTTTCCCCAGGTGAGGCAACTGTCTCCCCCCAGACAGCTACCTCTCTGGGCAAGCACTTTTGGCCAACAGCTGGTGGCCCTTGGGCTCTCTTGGACCAAGAGTTGACTGTTGAGCCTTGAGTATTTCTCCAGGTGAGGCAGCTGCCCCCCCAGACAGCTACCCCTGGGCAAGCACTTTTGGCCAACAGCTGGTGGCCCTAGGGCTCTCTTGGACCAAAAGTTGACTGTTGAGCTTGAAGCGTTTCCCCAGGTGAGGCAACTGTCACCCCGAGACAGCTACCTTTAGGGGCAAGCACTTTTGGCCAATAGTTGGTGGCCTTTGGGCTCTCTTGGACCAAGCTCTCTTAGGCCAAGTCGACCGTTATGCCTAGAGTGTTTCCCAAGGTGAGGCAACTGTCCCCCCCTGACAGCTACCTCTCTGGGCAAGTACTTTTGGCCAACAGCTGGTGGCTCAAGGACTGCCCACAGTGCCTCTTCAGAGCCACTCTTGGGCTAAGAGTCAACTGTTGAGAGTGGAGTGTTTCCCCAGGTGAGGCAACTGTTCCCCCAGACAGTTACCTCCCTAGGGAAACACTCCAGGCCCAACAGCTGACTTTTGGTCCAAGAGTGCTTCCGAAGAAGCATTGTGGGAGTCCCTGGGCCACCAGCTGTTGGTCAAAATTGTTTGCCCAGGGAGGTAACTGTTGGGACAGTTACCTCACCTGGGGAAACACCCGTGGCTGAGATGTCCGGTCGTTTGTATCCCAACCCTTGTTCCCAAAGACTCCATTATCAAACTTGCATGACCGCCGTCGAGAACAATGTGAGTTACCAATAAAGAAATCCTTGACGGATTAATGTGACAAAAACGCGCAAGTGTCAGATTCGTCTCTTTTGTCGGAAGTGAATTGAGAGTGTGTCTACATGTTAAAAAAATCACTTTTCCCCTTCAGAGGTAAAGATGggagggaaaagaaggaaaacacaTTTATACTTCTCGAGAAATCTGCTTAACTGGCAACAGTAAGAGCtccaacagagagaaagagagagagagagatatagtacTACTGGGAGTTACTGCTCGCATAGTTGTCGATTAAATCAGAATTTTTATGCCTTTGATATACACTAGATCTGCCTGAGTGAGGGAATCAGGTAAGTAAGAGAATAGACGCCACAGAAGTAATGGCGAAATATACTAAAATTTCACAATTCACGAGGTGCTGAGTAATCcctgagtaagctaaatcgcaaggccacagtttccagattttatgattggttttatggccctggcCGCGATATACTCTCTCACTGTTCTAAGTTCGTGGAAGGTGGTTTACATCAATCAGtacttctagtctctctctcgatgaaaaataacccaggcttaattattgagagaacaataattaagccTGGGTTATTtcgcattgagagagagagactagaagtgCTCATTGATGTAAACCACCTTCCACGAACTTagaacagtgagcgagtatatcgcgcccagggccataaaaccgatcgtaaaatctggaaactgtggccttgcgatttagct from the Macrobrachium rosenbergii isolate ZJJX-2024 chromosome 43, ASM4041242v1, whole genome shotgun sequence genome contains:
- the LOC136828621 gene encoding putative leucine-rich repeat-containing protein DDB_G0290503, with amino-acid sequence MMFALLYVVFCALSFVACGLLNSIVEDLMRLYLAEGPLSGPQDLYLINVESVNPRQMEEQNFWTPANAVAITCVGMALVAGLAVAAYRIHTRHGKYVHGLVEDLERQKTEVAILKDRRETEERTTVEKEKELEEMRQQRERSDAEKKRLEEILERSQIQESKMECLLNRTKEENDSLQNQIVEKDLLIARNAEERREMKIRFEEAKKGRDREIEILEHGRDHLIADKRCLEESSMQAIETEKRLERINMEMMLEITSLENRVDEKNWLLMQREKDEKEMRNISQEMMVKKERDLESALERVTGLDFRLKEAEATNRALASQNECFKSENDHLRETLAEKEGKVDHLKNLQEASVQEVAGLREKNCDLEQQFEKIKEEKAQKDREINSLKNSLKNEKMENKILNEEVQQMQNWVAELGGQNAKKEEDLVNKEQEVNSLKNSLENEKQEKRILNDEVQQMRNWVAELGGQNAKKEEDLANMEEEVNSLKNSLENEKQEKRILNDEVQQMRNWVAELGGQNAKKEEDLANMEEEVNSLKNSLENEKMENRILNDEVQQMRNWVAELGGQNAKKEEDLANKEEEVNSLKNSLENEKMENRILNDEVQQMRNWVAELGGQNAKKEEDLANKEEEVNSLENSLENEKMKSRILSDEVQQMQNWVAELGGQNAKKEEDLANKEQEVNSLKNSLENGEEEKKNLKEAVQQMRDWIAKVGGAKAKLEEEIATKDQQINSLKNSLENGQENNKILKKEVQLMRNWAAEVEGEKASMNIKLAQRDQEITLLKNYLENEGEKNKILNEELEQTKKWLAELEGTNSNIKVKLDQKDEVITSMANALENEREINKNLRKKLRKQVKKLDHIIALTLTMDHSQDSDKDYSKGSLPSAKVDSEKHSSDTK